One Augochlora pura isolate Apur16 chromosome 10, APUR_v2.2.1, whole genome shotgun sequence DNA window includes the following coding sequences:
- the LOC144476508 gene encoding protein Wnt-6 isoform X1, whose product MEMRLVLVAVCLLLVTPIAGSFWTVGNQLVMDPMLICKKTRRLKGKMAEICRKEPSLLKEIARGVQVGTKECQYQFRNRRWNCTTIRRSLRKILLRDTRETGFVNAITAAGVTYAVTRACTMGHLVECSCDKMTSKGNRFGKFIPTPEIQKSLPTESDWEWGGCGDNVKFGFKKSREFMDAPYRKRSDIKTLVKLHNNDAGRLAVRDFMRTDCKCHGLSGSCTVRTCWRKMPPFRDVGNRLKESFDGAAKVIPSNDGHSFITEGPTIKPPDRFDLIYSEDSPDFCKLNRKTGSLGTQGRRCNSTSPGVDGCELLCCGRGYDTRIVKEKVNCDCRFRWCCEVTCNTCLDKKTINTCR is encoded by the exons GACCGTTGGAAATCAGCTGGTGATGGACCCGATGCTCATCTGCAAGAAAACCAGGAGACTGAAGGGCAAGATGGCAGAGATCTGCCGCAAGGAGCCCTCCTTGCTCAAGGAGATCGCGAGGGGCGTGCAGGTCGGGACCAAGGAGTGTCAGTATCAGTTTCGGAATCGCAGGTGGAACTGCACCACGATCAGAAGGTCCCTGAGGAAGATTCTGTTGAGGG ATACCAGGGAGACAGGGTTCGTGAACGCCATCACCGCGGCCGGAGTCACCTACGCCGTCACCAGAGCCTGCACCATGGGCCACCTCGTCGAGTGCTCCTGCGACAAGATGACGTCGAAAG GTAACCGATTCGGCAAGTTCATCCCGACCCCGGAGATCCAGAAGAGCCTGCCGACCGAGAGTGACTGGGAATGGGGCGGATGCGGGGACAACGTGAAGTTCGGGTTCAAAAAGTCGCGAGAGTTCATGGACGCGCCTTACCGGAAACGCAGCGACATCAAGACGCTGGTGAAGCTGCACAACAACGACGCCGGTCGTCTG GCGGTGCGGGACTTCATGAGGACGGACTGCAAGTGCCACGGGCTGTCCGGTTCGTGCACGGTGCGCACGTGTTGGCGGAAGATGCCGCCGTTCCGCGACGTTGGCAACCGGCTGAAGGAGTCGTTCGACGGCGCGGCCAAGGTGATCCCCAGCAACGACGGGCACAGCTTCATCACCGAGGGGCCGACCATCAAGCCGCCGGATCGGTTCGACCTGATCTACAGCGAGGACTCGCCGGACTTCTGCAAGCTGAACCGGAAGACGGGCTCGCTGGGCACCCAGGGTCGCCGGTGTAACTCGACCAGCCCGGGCGTCGACGGCTGCGAGCTGCTCTGCTGCGGCAGAGGCTACGACACCCGAATCGTCAAGGAGAAGGTGAACTGCGACTGCAGGTTCCGGTGGTGCTGCGAGGTCACTTGCAACACTTGCCTGGACAAGAAGACGATCAACACCTGTCGTTGA
- the LOC144476508 gene encoding protein Wnt-6 isoform X2 yields MDPMLICKKTRRLKGKMAEICRKEPSLLKEIARGVQVGTKECQYQFRNRRWNCTTIRRSLRKILLRDTRETGFVNAITAAGVTYAVTRACTMGHLVECSCDKMTSKGNRFGKFIPTPEIQKSLPTESDWEWGGCGDNVKFGFKKSREFMDAPYRKRSDIKTLVKLHNNDAGRLAVRDFMRTDCKCHGLSGSCTVRTCWRKMPPFRDVGNRLKESFDGAAKVIPSNDGHSFITEGPTIKPPDRFDLIYSEDSPDFCKLNRKTGSLGTQGRRCNSTSPGVDGCELLCCGRGYDTRIVKEKVNCDCRFRWCCEVTCNTCLDKKTINTCR; encoded by the exons ATGGACCCGATGCTCATCTGCAAGAAAACCAGGAGACTGAAGGGCAAGATGGCAGAGATCTGCCGCAAGGAGCCCTCCTTGCTCAAGGAGATCGCGAGGGGCGTGCAGGTCGGGACCAAGGAGTGTCAGTATCAGTTTCGGAATCGCAGGTGGAACTGCACCACGATCAGAAGGTCCCTGAGGAAGATTCTGTTGAGGG ATACCAGGGAGACAGGGTTCGTGAACGCCATCACCGCGGCCGGAGTCACCTACGCCGTCACCAGAGCCTGCACCATGGGCCACCTCGTCGAGTGCTCCTGCGACAAGATGACGTCGAAAG GTAACCGATTCGGCAAGTTCATCCCGACCCCGGAGATCCAGAAGAGCCTGCCGACCGAGAGTGACTGGGAATGGGGCGGATGCGGGGACAACGTGAAGTTCGGGTTCAAAAAGTCGCGAGAGTTCATGGACGCGCCTTACCGGAAACGCAGCGACATCAAGACGCTGGTGAAGCTGCACAACAACGACGCCGGTCGTCTG GCGGTGCGGGACTTCATGAGGACGGACTGCAAGTGCCACGGGCTGTCCGGTTCGTGCACGGTGCGCACGTGTTGGCGGAAGATGCCGCCGTTCCGCGACGTTGGCAACCGGCTGAAGGAGTCGTTCGACGGCGCGGCCAAGGTGATCCCCAGCAACGACGGGCACAGCTTCATCACCGAGGGGCCGACCATCAAGCCGCCGGATCGGTTCGACCTGATCTACAGCGAGGACTCGCCGGACTTCTGCAAGCTGAACCGGAAGACGGGCTCGCTGGGCACCCAGGGTCGCCGGTGTAACTCGACCAGCCCGGGCGTCGACGGCTGCGAGCTGCTCTGCTGCGGCAGAGGCTACGACACCCGAATCGTCAAGGAGAAGGTGAACTGCGACTGCAGGTTCCGGTGGTGCTGCGAGGTCACTTGCAACACTTGCCTGGACAAGAAGACGATCAACACCTGTCGTTGA